The following are from one region of the Paenibacillus sp. JZ16 genome:
- a CDS encoding twin-arginine translocase TatA/TatE family subunit, whose protein sequence is MSGIGVPGIILLVILALLLFGPNKLPELGRAVGRTFREFKDGAREIIADDAPAKKKEEAPQQAVVAEPTKVEDKRLPE, encoded by the coding sequence ATGAGTGGAATTGGAGTGCCGGGTATTATTTTGCTCGTTATTTTGGCGCTGCTCTTGTTCGGACCGAACAAGCTTCCTGAACTTGGACGTGCGGTCGGAAGAACATTCCGTGAGTTTAAGGACGGTGCGCGGGAGATTATTGCTGACGATGCACCGGCGAAGAAGAAAGAAGAGGCTCCCCAACAAGCCGTTGTCGCTGAGCCAACCAAGGTTGAAGACAAGCGTCTTCCGGAATAG
- a CDS encoding MogA/MoaB family molybdenum cofactor biosynthesis protein — translation MVWKTAILTASDKGSRGEREDTSAQVIRELVEEELSGEIIEYRIVPDEPDEIIAALIELTDYYQVDLVLTTGGTELAVRDVTPEATKRVIEREVPGIAEAMRATVMQKNRSAMLFRGVCGVRGRTLIVNLPGSPKGVHENLAAVMDQLPEALLMVTGQYREQL, via the coding sequence GACAAAGGTTCGCGGGGGGAACGCGAGGATACGAGCGCTCAAGTGATCCGGGAATTGGTGGAAGAAGAGCTGAGCGGAGAAATTATTGAATACCGGATCGTACCGGACGAGCCGGATGAAATTATTGCGGCATTGATCGAACTTACGGATTATTATCAAGTGGACCTTGTCCTCACGACTGGCGGAACGGAGCTGGCGGTCCGGGATGTTACGCCGGAGGCGACCAAGCGGGTCATCGAACGCGAAGTGCCGGGCATTGCGGAAGCGATGCGCGCTACTGTCATGCAGAAGAATCGGAGCGCGATGCTGTTTCGGGGCGTATGCGGCGTCCGCGGCCGTACCTTGATTGTTAATCTTCCGGGTTCGCCCAAAGGCGTGCACGAGAATCTGGCGGCGGTTATGGATCAGCTTCCGGAAGCACTGCTAATGGTAACGGGCCAATATCGGGAGCAGCTCTAG